A part of Kwoniella dejecticola CBS 10117 chromosome 5, complete sequence genomic DNA contains:
- a CDS encoding V-type proton ATPase subunit E: MSFFHIVVVAAIVAAIGAVGWFVMPKGKNQTLLRTAVLLTLTCCYLMWAITYLAQLHPLIKPRRSDLRAEY, translated from the exons atgtccttcttccacatcGTAGTTGTCGCAGCGATCGTGGCCGCCATCGGGGCTGTTGGATGGTTTGTCATGCCCAAAGGAAAGAATCAAAC GCTACTCAGAACAGCCGTacttctcaccctcacttGTTGCTACCTCATGTGGGCCATCACGTACCTCGCCCAATTACATCCTCTCATCA AACCTCGGCGATCAGATTTACGTGCGGAGTATTAG
- a CDS encoding homoserine O-acetyltransferase, producing MASSSSSSSSTNPFSNLISQNTTIVPSFTLESGVTLHDVPVAYKTWGQLNQKGDNCLVICHALTGSADVEDWWGPLLGPDRAFDPTRFFIFCANVIGSPYGTISSVTINPDTGRPFGPEMPGSSPKDDVRLHYGILKSLGVKSVASVIGGSMGGMTCLEWPLNSPPGFVRSIVPLATSARHSAWCISWGEAQRQSIYSDPDYKDGYYFEKPDGSVDLHQQPNRGLAAARMAALLTYRSRDSFESRFGRRSGNNNKKSAVPKGGVRIMGGEKTTDPSSLSDSDFAARQSNLPIATESPTPTASASASAREIAWREHNDGHRSNSSAGISRRGSDSGRSSTSNGTQGAQTPDMERSSVLPDNDKIGQGVALGSAAALGQGQAQDSKAGTAGGVGGAGEKQPKIFSAQSYLRYQGDKFTGRFDANCYIHITRKLDTHDLSLPSTDASLSSLSSKLPPHAASTEDAELEALLSSALSLEPPALVIGIESDGLFTTSEQKELAAHIPDAELVVIPSPDGHDGFLLEFEAINGWVDGFLKRKMPEFFKERVIPLEQYGKDSEGGFEVKKESVFGEAEADVTRW from the exons ATggcctcctcatcctcgtcctcgtcatcgacgaACCCATTCTCCAACCTCATCTCGCAAAACACCACCATCGtcccctccttcaccttggaATCGGGCGTAACATTACACGATGTACCTGTAGCCTACAAAACATGGGGTCAACTCAATCAGAAGGGCGATAATTGCTTGGTGATTTGTCATGCCCTCACTGGAAGTGCGGACGTCGAAGATTG GTGGGGACCTCTCCTCGGTCCTGACCGAGCATTCGACCCTACTcgattcttcatcttctgcgCCAACGTCATTGGGTCTCCGTACGGTACCATCTCCAGCGTAACTATCAATCCCGATACAGGCAGACCATTCGGTCCTGAGATGCCTGGAAGTAGTCCCAAGGACGACGTCCG ATTGCACTATGGTATCCTGAAATCCCTCGGCGTGAAATCCGTAGCATCAGTGATAGGCGGTTCAATGGGCGGGATGACCTGTCTCGAATGGCCCTTAAACTCTCCTCCAGGATTTGTTCGATCCATCGTACCCCTCGCCACGTCCGCCCGGCATTCCGCATGGTGTATCTCCTGGGGAGAGGCTCAGAGACAGTCTATATACTCTGATCCAGATTACAAAGATGGCTATTATTTCGAGAAGCCCGACGGGTCTGTCGATCTCCACCAACAGCCCAATAGGGGTCTGGCAGCTGCCAGGATGGCCGCGCTCCTCACGTATAGGTCGCGCGACTCGTTCGAAAGTAGATTTGGCAGAAGATCGgggaacaacaacaagaagagCGCAGTCCCGAAAGGCGGGGTCAGGATTATGGGTGGAGAGAAGACGACGGATCCTTCGAGTTTGAGTGATTCGGATTTCGCAGCTAGACAATCTAATTTACCGATCGCGACTGAAAGTCCGACCCCAACTGcaagtgcgagtgcgagtgcgaggGAGATAGCGTGGAGGGAACATAATGATGGGCATCGATCCAACTCGTCCGCCGGAATAAGCAGACGGGGTTCGGACTCGGGCAGATCCTCGACTTCGAATGGCACGCAGGGCGCGCAGACTCCAGATATGGAGCGTAGCTCGGTATTGCCGGATAACGATAAGATCGGACAAGGTGTCGCGTTGGGCTCAGCAGCTGCATTGGGCCAGGGCCAGGCGCAGGACAGTAAAGCAGGTACAGCCGGGGGAGTAGGCGGAGCAGGAGAGAAACAGCCTAAGATATTTAGTGCGCAGAGTTATCTAAGATATCAAGGTGATAAA TTTACCGGGCGATTCGATGCCAATTGTTATATCCACATCACCCGTAAACTCGACACCCATGACCTCTCACTCCCATCCACCGACGCCTCCCTTTCCTCGCTCTCCTCCAAACTCCCGCCTCACGCAGCGTCAACAGAAGACGCAGAATTAGAAGCATTACTTTCTTCGGCCTTATCACTGGAACCTCCTGCTTTAGTCATCGGGATAGAATCCGATGGATTGTTCACTACGAGCGAACAGAAGGAATTAGCAGCTCATATACCCGATGCGGAATTAGTGGTCATCCCTTCTCCCGATGGACACGATGGCTTTCTACTGGAGTTCGAAGCTATAAACGGCTGGGTCGACGGGTTTCTCAAGCGTAAGATGCCTGAATTCTTCAAGGAGAGAGTTATACCCCTCGAACAGTATGGGAAGGACTCGGAAGGTGGATTCGAGGTTAAGAAGGAGAGCGTATTTggggaggcggaggcggatgTTACTAGGTGGTAG
- a CDS encoding protein SEY1, whose product MNQTPEIAAGLLANPPPELQRILDDPRTTEDARQAVKDVSIVSPPPVQNSLGTSHKDSNGTNHSGEGRLQIVNEHQEFTKELSPYLGKWGLLDKGFAYDVVSVFGSQSTGKSTLLNRLFGTSFDVMDESKRQQTTKGIWMCPSSYGNTLVMDVEGTDGRERGEDQDFERKSALFSLASTEVLIVNLWEHQIGLYNGANMGLLKTVFEVNLGLFGGGGDSSKPKTQEKTLILFVIRDHVGATPVSNLTATLTQDMEKIWASLSKPSHLADATLASYFDLSFATLPHKVLMPEKFESEVLELRKRFTDRSRPDYVFQPSYHKRIPADGVGFYMEGIWQQVLTNKDLDLPTQQELLAQFRCDELSAAVTETFLASSKIVRKPVEAGQVVEGLGALMRDWLETALGKFDRDASRYHAGVYQRKRLDLLAGLHASLSSLFLGQLKNLHKIETAKFSKDIVRGTKEVGYDFAKVVNEGSENARQRFLDGAKEVKIDGTDWEYEHELALLDEDLKSIADRCRADETKKMVNTIERNVKRQLLEPVEVALSQPSVKMWDVVLKTYKEVSEDAERSYLTKAKTYNCSEEENEAALSSLRARTWLSLRRKLEEQTSDATILATLRTTFEERFRYDESGVPRVWKPEDDIESAFTKAKEETLSLLPIFSSISPTSPSLLPALPSPESTFDIESDPIPFDPSTAFVLLSPTKILSLESRFKREADAAYVEAKRSMVSSVAQVPLWMYGILVVLGWNEAMAVLFNPLYFAMLLVLGASAYIILQLGLAGPLLQVTRTVLFEVKRIATDRLREAFKEIPEAQRVLNTPYLANSSTSSPNATTATTSDGLRNEERNKGDLLAEKMLEK is encoded by the exons ATGAATCAGACTCCCGAGATAGCTGCTGGTCTCTTGGCCAATCCTCCTCCAGAATTACAGCGAATATTGGACGATCCACGCACGACCGAAGATGCTCGTCAAGCCGTGAAAGACGTATCAATAGTCTCGCCTCCTCCTGTACAGAACTCTTTGGGAACCTCGCACAAGGATTCCAATGGTACGAATCACTCAGGTGAGGGGAGGTTGCAAATAGTGAATGAGCATCAAGAATTCAC GAAAGAACTGTCTCCGTACTTGGGGAAATGGGGATTACTGGACAAAGGATTCGCCTACGATGTAGTCTCAGTCTTCGGTTCACAATCTACCGGTAAATCGACGCTACTCAACAGACTCTTCGGAACAAGCTTTGATGTCATGGATGAGAGCAAGAGACAACAGACGACAAAGGGGATTTGGATGTGTCCCTCGTCGTATGGAAATACTCTGGTAATGGATGTAGAGGGTACAGATggacgagaaagaggagaagatcaggatTTCGAGAGGAAATCTGCCCTATTCAGTTTAGCGAGTACCGAAGTGCTGATTGTGAATCTTTG GGAACATCAGATTGGGTTGTATAATGGAGCCAATATGGGATTACTCAAGACTGTATTCGAGGTCAATCTAGGTCTCTTTGGAGGCGGCGGAGATAGCTCGAAACCAAA GACTCAAGAGAAAACCTTGATTCTTTTCGTCATACGGGATCACGTTGGAGCTACCCCTGTTAGCAATCTTACAGCAACTTTGACCCAGGATATGGAGAAAATATGGGCTAGTCTgtccaag CCTTCCCATCTCGCCGACGCTACTCTCGCATCATACTTCGACCTGTCGTTCGCCACCTTACCTCACAAAGTCCTCATGCCCGAGAAGTTCGAGTCGGAGGTATTGGAACTGCGGAAGCGTTTTACAGACCGCTCAAGACCCGATTACGTCTTCCAGCCAAGTTACCACAAGAGGATACCCGCCGATGGTGTAGGATTCTATATGGAAGGTATATGG CAACAAGTATTGACCAACAAggatcttgatctgcctACTCAGCAAGAACTCTTAGCTCAATTCCGATGTGATGAACTTTCCGCTGCGGTCACGGAGACTTTCTTGGCCAGCTCAAAGATCGTTAGGAAGCCCGTGGAGGCTGGTCAAGTGGTAGAAGGTTTAGGAGCTCTCATGAGGGACTGGCTGGAGACTGCACTAG GCAAATTCGATAGGGATGCTTCCCGATATCACGCTGGAGTCTATCAACGTAAACGTCTCGACCTCTTGGCGGGACTACACGCATCATTGTCATCTTTGTTCTTAGGCCAACTGAAGAACTTGCACAAGATCGAGACTGCCAAATTCTCGAAGGATATAGTAAGGGGAACAAAAGAAGTAGGATACGATTTTGCGAAAGTAGTCAATGAGGGTTCGGAGAATGCTAGACAACGTTTCCTTGATGGTGCGAAGGAAGTCAAGATCGACGGGACGGATTGGGAGTATGAGCACGAATTAGCACTTCTGGACGAAGATCTCAAGAGCATTGCCGATAGATGTAGAGCGGATGAGACTAAGAAGATGGTGAATACGATTGAA CGCAATGTCAAGCGACAATTGCTCGAACCTGTTGAGGTTGCTCTTTCCCAGCCCTCAGTGAAGATGTGGGATGTCGTTTTGAAGACGTATAAGGAGGTCAGCGAAGATGCTGAGCGATCATACTTGACCAAAGCCAAGA CTTATAATTGCTCGGAAGAGGAAAATGAGGCTGCTTTGTCATCCCTTCGTGCACGAACATGGTTATCGCTTCGTCGGAAATTGGAGGAACAGACCTCGGACGCTACAATTCTTGCTACCTTGCGgaccaccttcgaagagcGTTTCAGATATGATGAAAGTGGTGTACCGAGGGTATGGAAGCCCGAGGACGACATCGAGAGCGCGTTCACCAAAGCTAAAGAGGAA ACATTATCGCTCTtaccgatcttctcttcgatctcacCTACTTCCCCTTCTCTGCTTCCTGCGCTCCCTTCGCCCGAATCTACATTCGACATCGAATCAGATCCTATCCCTTTCGACCCCTCCACCGCTTTCGTCTTACTCTCACCTACCAAAATTCTTTCCCTCGAAAGCCGTTTCAAGCGAGAAGCAGACGCTGCGTATGTCGAAGCCAAACGATCTATGGTCTCCTCCGTTGCTCAGGTCCCATTGTGGATGTACGGTATCTTAGTGGTATTAGGATGGAACGAGGCTATGGCAGTCCTCTTTAATCCATTGTATTTTGCTATGCTCTTAGTACTGGGTGCGTCGGCATATATAATCCTTCAACTGGGTCTGGCTGGACCATTATTACAAGTCACCCGGACGGTCTTGTTTGAAGTGAAGAGGATAGCGACGGACAGACTCAGAGAAGCGTTCAAGGAGATCCCTGAGGCTCAGAGAGTATTGAATACTCCGTACCTCGCCAactcctcgacttcttccccGAATGCGACAACAGCGACAACCTCGGATGGATTGAGGAATGAAGAAAGGAATAAAGGGGATCTTTTAGCTGAGAAGATGCTTGAGAAGTAG